In Rhodamnia argentea isolate NSW1041297 chromosome 11, ASM2092103v1, whole genome shotgun sequence, one genomic interval encodes:
- the LOC115735894 gene encoding pre-mRNA-splicing factor syf2 isoform X2, with translation MSEERRVHPDCRNASNPYHECSEYCFGIIAEAKARDRRDSVSEAGAEERHSKLPYHKVAASSDEIDDAEESADDDNKPPVEENEEGDITKLTGRKKKLFELRLKMNEARKANQTAMVAENKKMEAPTESRGISKQKWLEDRKKKIGKLLDANGLDMSKAYMLDTQDMAETKYKKWEKDPAPYGWDVFNQKSLYNAYKKRTKNIDIDLDEYNKMKEADPEFYREASSLQYGKAPKVSEDKIDKMVQELKDRDEKRNSFSRRRRFRDEKDIDSINDRNEHFNKKIERAFGKYTLEIKNNLERGTALPD, from the exons ATGTCTGAAGAGAGGAGGGTCCACCCGGACTGCAGGAACGCGTCCAATCCGTACCATGAATGCAGTGAATATTGCTTCGGAATCATCGCTGAAGCCAAAGCTCGTGATAGGAGAGATTCGG TATCGGAAGCTGGCGCAGAGGAGAGGCATTCTAAGCTACCTTATCATAAGGTTGCAGCTTCGAGCGATGAAATAGATGATGCTGAAGAATCTGCTGACGATGATAACAAGCCGCCGGTTGAGGAAAATGAGGAGGGTGACATCACTAAACTTacgggaaggaagaagaaattgtTTGAGTTAAGGCTTAAGATG aatGAGGCGAGGAAGGCTAATCAAACTGCAATGGTGgctgaaaataagaaaatggagGCTCCAACAGAGTCGAGGGGTATCTCTAAGCAAAAGTGGCTCGAGGATAGGAAGAAAAAGATTGGGAAACTTCTTGATGCTAATGGTCTTGATATGTCAAAGGCATATATGCTAGACACACAGGATATGGCTGAGACCAAATATAAGAAATGGGAAAAGGATCCTGCTCCTTACGGTTGGGATG TTTTCAACCAGAAGTCTCTGTATAATGCATACAAGAAGCGCACGAAGAATATAGATATTGACTTAGACGAAtataacaaaatgaaagaagCTGATCCCGAGTTCTATCGTGAAGCTTCAAGTCTTCAATATGGCAAG GCACCTAAGGTTTCCGAGGATAAGATTGACAAAATGGTACAGGAACTCAAAGATCGGGATGAAAAGCGCAACTCCTTTAGCAGGAGGAGGAGATTCCGTGATGAGAAAGACATTGACTCTATCAATGACCGCAATGAGCACTTCAACAAGAAGATTGAACGTGCCTTTGGTAAATACACCCTTGAGATTAAAAACAACCTTGAGCGAGGAACTGCTTTGCCTGACTGA
- the LOC115735894 gene encoding pre-mRNA-splicing factor syf2 isoform X1: MSEERRVHPDCRNASNPYHECSEYCFGIIAEAKARDRRDSEVSEAGAEERHSKLPYHKVAASSDEIDDAEESADDDNKPPVEENEEGDITKLTGRKKKLFELRLKMNEARKANQTAMVAENKKMEAPTESRGISKQKWLEDRKKKIGKLLDANGLDMSKAYMLDTQDMAETKYKKWEKDPAPYGWDVFNQKSLYNAYKKRTKNIDIDLDEYNKMKEADPEFYREASSLQYGKAPKVSEDKIDKMVQELKDRDEKRNSFSRRRRFRDEKDIDSINDRNEHFNKKIERAFGKYTLEIKNNLERGTALPD, translated from the exons ATGTCTGAAGAGAGGAGGGTCCACCCGGACTGCAGGAACGCGTCCAATCCGTACCATGAATGCAGTGAATATTGCTTCGGAATCATCGCTGAAGCCAAAGCTCGTGATAGGAGAGATTCGG AAGTATCGGAAGCTGGCGCAGAGGAGAGGCATTCTAAGCTACCTTATCATAAGGTTGCAGCTTCGAGCGATGAAATAGATGATGCTGAAGAATCTGCTGACGATGATAACAAGCCGCCGGTTGAGGAAAATGAGGAGGGTGACATCACTAAACTTacgggaaggaagaagaaattgtTTGAGTTAAGGCTTAAGATG aatGAGGCGAGGAAGGCTAATCAAACTGCAATGGTGgctgaaaataagaaaatggagGCTCCAACAGAGTCGAGGGGTATCTCTAAGCAAAAGTGGCTCGAGGATAGGAAGAAAAAGATTGGGAAACTTCTTGATGCTAATGGTCTTGATATGTCAAAGGCATATATGCTAGACACACAGGATATGGCTGAGACCAAATATAAGAAATGGGAAAAGGATCCTGCTCCTTACGGTTGGGATG TTTTCAACCAGAAGTCTCTGTATAATGCATACAAGAAGCGCACGAAGAATATAGATATTGACTTAGACGAAtataacaaaatgaaagaagCTGATCCCGAGTTCTATCGTGAAGCTTCAAGTCTTCAATATGGCAAG GCACCTAAGGTTTCCGAGGATAAGATTGACAAAATGGTACAGGAACTCAAAGATCGGGATGAAAAGCGCAACTCCTTTAGCAGGAGGAGGAGATTCCGTGATGAGAAAGACATTGACTCTATCAATGACCGCAATGAGCACTTCAACAAGAAGATTGAACGTGCCTTTGGTAAATACACCCTTGAGATTAAAAACAACCTTGAGCGAGGAACTGCTTTGCCTGACTGA